The following coding sequences are from one Culicoidibacter larvae window:
- a CDS encoding ABC transporter substrate-binding protein, with the protein MPRKMLYGLAGLVLVIAVVLGAYFIPPTLVNDETDGGKTLSFLNWGDYIDPDLITKFEAETGVKVIYETFDSNEAMLAKIEQGGSNFDLVVPSDYTISIMKEKNLLAELDYDQLPNAVNLDPSLLHKEFDPQNAYSVPYFWGTVGILYNTTMVDEEITSWSQLWDVKYRNDILLSDSAREVVGLALASMGYSQNTTDEGELAQAQAQLMALKPNVKAFLGDEIKMLMVQNEAPLSLVWSGTAAMAMEENENLDYVIPEEGSNIWYDNMVIPASARNKTEAHQFINFMLEPENAAANAEYVGYSTPNEKALDFLDPEVREDERFYPSEATIETLEVYQYLGVKYTSYYNDIFLETKISS; encoded by the coding sequence ATGCCTAGAAAGATGTTATACGGCTTAGCCGGTTTAGTGTTGGTAATTGCAGTTGTGCTGGGTGCATATTTTATTCCGCCAACTTTAGTTAATGATGAGACAGACGGCGGTAAGACGCTCTCATTTTTAAACTGGGGTGATTATATTGATCCTGATTTGATTACTAAGTTTGAAGCTGAAACGGGAGTAAAGGTTATCTACGAAACTTTTGATTCAAACGAGGCGATGCTCGCCAAGATTGAACAAGGTGGCAGCAATTTTGATTTGGTTGTTCCTTCCGACTATACAATTTCAATTATGAAGGAGAAAAATTTGCTGGCTGAGCTGGATTATGACCAGCTGCCGAATGCGGTTAATCTTGATCCGAGTTTGTTGCATAAGGAGTTTGATCCGCAGAATGCTTATTCGGTGCCGTACTTCTGGGGAACGGTTGGAATTTTGTACAATACAACGATGGTTGATGAGGAGATTACCAGCTGGTCACAATTGTGGGATGTGAAATATCGTAATGATATTTTACTTTCTGATAGTGCTCGCGAGGTTGTCGGGTTGGCACTCGCGAGCATGGGGTATTCGCAGAATACCACCGATGAAGGTGAGTTGGCGCAGGCTCAGGCGCAGTTGATGGCGCTCAAACCAAATGTGAAGGCGTTTTTAGGTGATGAAATCAAGATGTTGATGGTTCAGAATGAGGCGCCGTTGTCATTAGTTTGGTCGGGAACGGCGGCAATGGCTATGGAGGAGAACGAGAATCTTGATTATGTGATTCCCGAAGAGGGCAGTAATATTTGGTATGATAATATGGTTATTCCTGCCAGTGCCCGAAATAAGACGGAGGCACATCAGTTTATTAATTTTATGCTTGAACCGGAAAATGCTGCTGCTAATGCTGAGTATGTTGGCTATTCAACACCGAATGAAAAGGCATTGGATTTCTTAGATCCGGAAGTGCGTGAGGATGAGCGTTTTTATCCAAGTGAAGCAACGATTGAAACTTTGGAAGTGTATCAATATCTTGGTGTGAAATATACCAGTTATTATAACGACATTTTCCTAGAAACTAAGATAAGCAGTTAG
- a CDS encoding DUF6483 family protein, with translation MMFKQDYIIRQIESLSSLLAKLLFNKDSTTYDLPSQEAYGQSDLLYKQLEALLAEGKINEAEDTLFKELDGGNLRYFELALDFYGKLNGFDDQYLAAHNYSREEIEEGLKAIAERFGLPL, from the coding sequence ATGATGTTCAAACAAGATTATATAATACGCCAAATTGAGTCGCTGAGCAGCTTATTGGCTAAATTATTATTCAATAAAGATAGTACAACTTATGATTTGCCAAGCCAAGAGGCGTATGGGCAGAGCGATTTACTCTACAAACAATTAGAAGCCTTACTTGCTGAGGGTAAAATTAATGAGGCTGAGGATACTTTGTTCAAAGAGCTTGATGGCGGAAACCTGCGCTATTTTGAATTAGCGTTAGATTTTTATGGTAAGTTAAATGGGTTTGATGATCAGTATTTGGCGGCACACAATTACAGTCGTGAGGAGATTGAAGAAGGCTTAAAGGCAATTGCCGAACGTTTCGGTCTACCGCTTTAA
- a CDS encoding ABC transporter permease has protein sequence MKKKKWGGNIYLLILFAILYMPIIYLIVYSFNSTDTMNGFTGFSLQWFVELFKDERLLQAVLNTVVIGLLSALIATVIGVIAAIGLYNMRQKRAREGMLAVNNILITSPDVIIGASFLMLFTMAGMSLGFISVLIAHIAFSIPLVVLMVLPKLNEMNTNLIDAAYDLGASRFYALRAVILPQIMGGVFAGFFTALTYSLDDFAVTFFVTGNGFSTLSIEVYSMARMGISLKINAISTVIFVIVFVGVLVQYSYQQQKLKRKEERRHA, from the coding sequence ATGAAAAAGAAAAAATGGGGCGGAAATATATATTTGCTGATTTTATTTGCGATTTTATATATGCCAATCATTTATTTGATTGTCTATTCATTTAATAGTACTGATACTATGAATGGATTTACTGGTTTTAGTTTGCAATGGTTCGTTGAACTTTTCAAAGATGAACGTTTATTGCAGGCGGTCTTGAATACCGTTGTTATTGGTCTGCTTTCTGCATTGATTGCCACAGTTATTGGTGTTATTGCTGCAATCGGCTTGTATAATATGCGGCAGAAGCGTGCCCGTGAGGGGATGCTGGCGGTTAATAATATTTTGATAACCAGCCCGGATGTTATTATCGGTGCATCATTTTTGATGCTCTTTACTATGGCTGGAATGAGTTTAGGCTTCATTTCGGTGCTGATTGCTCATATTGCCTTTAGTATTCCTTTGGTGGTGTTAATGGTATTACCAAAGCTAAACGAGATGAATACAAATTTGATTGATGCAGCTTATGATTTAGGTGCTAGTCGGTTCTATGCATTGCGGGCAGTAATCTTACCACAGATTATGGGTGGTGTGTTTGCCGGGTTTTTCACAGCGCTCACTTATTCTTTAGATGATTTTGCGGTTACTTTTTTCGTTACCGGAAATGGTTTTAGTACGTTGTCAATCGAAGTATATTCAATGGCTCGGATGGGTATTTCATTGAAAATCAATGCAATTTCAACAGTTATTTTTGTGATTGTTTTTGTTGGAGTGTTGGTTCAGTATTCGTATCAGCAACAGAAATTAAAGCGGAAGGAGGAGCGTCGTCATGCCTAG
- a CDS encoding ABC transporter permease: MKQRNYFIFPYVIFLGVFIILPMLLILSKSFYNLDGVFSLENYTKIFTPVYLLLMFNSFKYAFLITLFCVVIGYPAAYFLMRTKHKRLWLSLILLPMWMNLLLKIYAFIGIFAREGLLNGLLGLVGAGPFQFLFTDLGFLIVSVYLFIPFMIMPIFNSIEKISPSLFDAASDLGAGRLRTFWRVIVPLTKEGIKSGIQVVFIPALSLFFLTRLIGGNKIITLGTAIEQNFLVAQNYGVGSAIAVVLIIMMFLLMFLLNRLLKTKGGR, from the coding sequence ATGAAGCAAAGAAATTATTTTATTTTTCCTTATGTGATATTTCTGGGGGTATTTATTATCTTGCCGATGTTATTGATACTTAGTAAGTCATTTTATAACCTCGATGGTGTGTTTTCCTTGGAAAACTACACCAAAATTTTCACCCCGGTTTATCTGTTATTGATGTTTAATTCATTTAAATATGCATTTTTAATCACGTTATTTTGCGTTGTGATTGGCTATCCGGCGGCTTATTTTTTGATGCGAACCAAGCATAAGCGCTTGTGGTTGTCTTTGATTTTATTGCCGATGTGGATGAATTTGCTTTTGAAGATTTATGCGTTTATTGGTATTTTTGCCCGCGAGGGATTGCTGAATGGTTTGTTGGGACTTGTTGGTGCCGGGCCGTTTCAGTTTTTATTTACCGATTTGGGATTTTTGATTGTATCGGTTTATTTGTTCATTCCATTTATGATTATGCCGATTTTTAATTCGATTGAAAAAATCAGCCCGTCATTGTTTGATGCGGCATCAGACTTAGGCGCAGGGCGCCTAAGAACGTTTTGGCGTGTTATCGTACCGCTGACTAAAGAAGGGATCAAGTCAGGCATTCAAGTTGTTTTTATTCCGGCTTTGTCATTATTCTTCTTAACACGTTTAATTGGCGGGAATAAAATTATTACTTTAGGAACAGCAATCGAGCAGAACTTTTTAGTAGCACAAAACTACGGTGTTGGTTCGGCAATTGCAGTGGTACTGATTATTATGATGTTCTTGCTGATGTTCTTATTGAATCGCTTGCTGAAGACGAAAGGAGGCCGCTAG
- a CDS encoding PadR family transcriptional regulator, whose product MEKNKMSSDLLRGHTDTMILRLLLDGDHYGYELIKQIHQDSGGEYELKEATLYASMKRLENEGCITWYWGDETKGGRRKYYKISDLGRETYANNIENWQYAKKLLDTLL is encoded by the coding sequence ATGGAGAAAAATAAGATGTCTTCGGATTTGCTCAGAGGTCATACTGATACAATGATTTTACGGCTTTTACTTGATGGCGACCATTATGGTTATGAGTTGATAAAGCAGATTCATCAGGATTCTGGTGGTGAGTATGAATTGAAGGAAGCAACATTATATGCCAGTATGAAGCGTCTGGAAAATGAGGGCTGCATTACTTGGTATTGGGGCGATGAAACCAAGGGCGGCCGCAGAAAATATTATAAGATTAGTGATTTAGGTCGTGAAACATATGCCAATAATATTGAAAATTGGCAGTATGCAAAAAAATTGTTAGATACATTATTGTGA
- a CDS encoding Hsp20/alpha crystallin family protein produces MAKFDITKPNREEFYDMMNRFFTDDFSIDNGSKAMKVDVQEHDDNFVVEADVPGNDKDDIHVEMNNHNLTIKVEHKQEHEEKDEAAKYIRRERSYSSVQRVIHLPKSMDEGITAKLDNGVLTITVPKDTRVNEKAKIEIE; encoded by the coding sequence ATGGCTAAATTTGATATTACTAAACCAAATCGAGAAGAATTTTATGACATGATGAATCGTTTCTTTACTGACGATTTTTCTATTGATAATGGTTCTAAGGCAATGAAGGTTGATGTGCAAGAACATGATGATAATTTTGTAGTTGAAGCAGATGTGCCTGGTAATGATAAGGATGATATTCATGTTGAGATGAACAATCATAATTTGACTATTAAAGTTGAACATAAACAAGAACATGAAGAAAAAGACGAAGCTGCTAAATATATTCGTCGTGAGCGTTCTTATAGCAGTGTTCAACGAGTTATTCATTTGCCAAAAAGCATGGATGAAGGTATTACTGCAAAGCTTGATAATGGTGTTCTGACAATTACTGTGCCTAAAGATACCAGAGTGAATGAAAAGGCAAAAATTGAAATTGAATAG